From one Catharus ustulatus isolate bCatUst1 chromosome 1, bCatUst1.pri.v2, whole genome shotgun sequence genomic stretch:
- the SNAI2 gene encoding zinc finger protein SNAI2, which yields MPRSFLVKKHFNSSKKPNYSELDTHTVIISPYLYESYPVPIIPQPEILSSVAYNPITVWTTTGLLPSPLPSDLSPLSGYPSSLGRVSPPPPSDTSSKDHSGSESPISDEEERIQSKLSDPHAIEAEKFQCSLCNKTYSTFSGLAKHKQLHCDAQSRKSFSCKYCDKEYVSLGALKMHIRTHTLPCVCKICGKAFSRPWLLQGHIRTHTGEKPFSCPHCNRAFADRSNLRAHLQTHSDVKKYQCKNCSKTFSRMSLLHKHEESGCCVAH from the exons ATGCCACGCTCCTTCCTGGTCAAGAAGCATTTCAATTCATCCAAGAAGCCGAATTACAGCGAGCTGGACACTCACACAG TGATTATATCCCCATACCTGTACGAAAGCTATCCAGTCCCTATCATACCACAGCCAGAGATCCTGAGCTCAGTAGCTTACAATCCTATTACTGTGTGGACTACAACTGGGCTGCTGCCGTCTCCATTACCCAGTGACCTCTCTCCGCTTTCTGGATACCCCTCATCTTTGGGAAGAGTCAGCCCACCTCCACCTTCTGACACCTCCTCCAAAGATCACAGCGGTTCAGAAAGCCCCATTAGCGATGAAGAAGAGAGAATCCAATCAAAGCTTTCAGACCCTCATGCAATCGAAGCTGAGAAGTTCCAGTGCAGTTTGTGCAACAAGACCTATTCGACTTTCTCTGGGTTGGCCAAACACAAGCAGCTGCACTGCGATGCCCAGTCTAGGAAGTCGTTCAGCTGCAAGTACTGTGACAAGGAGTATGTCAGCCTGGGAGCGCTAAAGATGCACATCAGGACCCACACGCTACCTTGTGTCTGCAAGATCTGCGGCAAGGCTTTCTCTAGACCCTGGCTACTTCAAGGACACATTAGAACTCACACTG GAGAGAAGCCATTTTCCTGTCCTCACTGCAACAGGGCTTTTGCAGACAGATCCAATCTGAGGGCTCATCTGCAGACCCACTCAGATGTGAAGAAATACCAGTGCAAAAATTGCTCCAAAACTTTCTCCAGAATGTCTCTTCTGCACAAACATGAGGAATCTGGCTGCTGTGTAGCACACTGA